The Algoriphagus halophilus sequence ACCGCTGCATCCGTATTTTAGCTTCTTTCAAATCAGCCTCGTAGGCTTTTTGTTTGGTTGCAGCTACTTCTAATACTTGGATGAGCATGGGTTGTATGACGTAGGAGTTGTAATAGTCTAAGTGGAAATTAGGACCATCTCCATACCAACCATCTCCAAGGTACCATTCCATGTGTTTTTTAATGGCGAAATCCATTCTCATCAAATCCCCTTGTTCTCCTACAGAAAACAAAAAGGCATCAATCATGGCACCAAAAAGAATCCAATTATTATAGAATGGCTTGATGGCCAGCTTTTGAGCATGAAGCTCCTTGATCAACCTTGCCTTGGTCTCCGCTTCCAAAGGTTCCCAAAGTTGATTTGGAGCCCGCATGATTCCATGCACCAAAAATGCCCCATCTACTAATGGCTGAGCACCTTTGGTCCAGTTGATGTAATCAGGAGAACCCGGATCTACTGCATGTTTGATGCTCAGCAGGGCTTTTTCTCTCAACTCCTGTTGTAATTGAGCTTCTTCACCACTGATATCCTCTAATGCTAACCAAGGAGCCAGGCCAGCAAGCAGCCTTCCTATGGCTTCTAAGTAAGTGACTGTGTCACGGTCTCCATAGGCATCCTTAGGGACTTCCACAGGCATGGATGCTGTAAGCTTTCCTTGGGACATGGCATCCAAAACCGGATGGGATATTTTATATAATAAATCTACCCAGGCTTTCCTGTCGGATGCCAGGGGAATTCTATTGGATTGGCCTGTTACCTGATGTGAAAGGCCTATCGCTGCACCAAGAGCTGGAACAGCCTTGATAAAGTCACGTCTTTTTAGGGTCATTTATGATGGTAATTATTCTTTGGAAGCAGAAAGTAGGTTGATCACGGCTTGATTTAACTGCTCATCTTTTCCTATCAACTCATCTATTTCTACAATGGATACTTTCCTGAAATCAATGGGATGACTTTCACTTTGAAGAGAAATGTAACCTTCTTTGATCATCTGTCCATCAATTTTTACCGCAGGGTCAACAGGTGAGACATTGCCTCCGCCGATTTGGGGTTTATTGTAACTGA is a genomic window containing:
- a CDS encoding DUF2264 domain-containing protein; its protein translation is MTLKRRDFIKAVPALGAAIGLSHQVTGQSNRIPLASDRKAWVDLLYKISHPVLDAMSQGKLTASMPVEVPKDAYGDRDTVTYLEAIGRLLAGLAPWLALEDISGEEAQLQQELREKALLSIKHAVDPGSPDYINWTKGAQPLVDGAFLVHGIMRAPNQLWEPLEAETKARLIKELHAQKLAIKPFYNNWILFGAMIDAFLFSVGEQGDLMRMDFAIKKHMEWYLGDGWYGDGPNFHLDYYNSYVIQPMLIQVLEVAATKQKAYEADLKEAKIRMQRFGRQLELMISPEGTYPAIGRSICYRSGAFQPLAELALKEMLPEELSNGQVRAALTQVYTRLFSAKGTFDSNNWLQLGLAGHQPGLAEPYISTGSLYLCSLGFLPLGLPASHPFWTDPAEDWTNKKIWKGEDQKRDHAI